Genomic segment of Bubalus kerabau isolate K-KA32 ecotype Philippines breed swamp buffalo chromosome 6, PCC_UOA_SB_1v2, whole genome shotgun sequence:
CTCCCACCGACTGCCCCCGTCCTTCCACCAGCAGGCTGAGGAGCGCCTGGCCTTCACTGCAGGGTGGTGCTGGGGTGCATGGTTGACCCTCTGCTCACTCCTCAGGGCCGGAAGGAGCCGTACTACATCACACAGTTGTTCCGGGCGGCAGACAAGAACCAGGACAACCAGATCTGCTTTGAGGAGTTCCTCTACATCTTGGGCAAGCTGGTGAAGGACTACCACTTGCAGTACCACCGGCAGCTGTGTGCCCATTATTGCACCCAGCACAGCCTCTATTAGGGGGAGTGCACGGGCCTGCCTAGGGAGCAGGTGTGACCTAGCTGTGGGCAGCTGAAgacagagctgtgtgtgtgtgtgtggagtgaaTGCTGTGAGGGAAGAGAATAAAGCAACTTTGTAAAGACTTCTGGGTGTTGCTCAGTTCCTGGTTCCATGGATCTGCTCTGGGCCCAGAAAGAAAGATTTGGTCCTACTCTGAGGATCAGTCATTTTGGGTAGTCTGTGCCCCAGGAGCCCCTGTCTGAGTGAGGAGacagcccctgcccccaggagcCCCTGTCTGAGTCGGGAGACAGCTCCTGCCCCCAGGCACCCCTGTCTGAGTGGGGAGACGGCCCCTGCCCCCAGGAGCCCCTGTCTGAGTGGGGAGATAGCCCCTGCCCCAGGCACCCCTGTCTGAGTGGGGAGACAGCCCTTACCCGAGAGGGTGGAGTCTCTTCTCTCGGGGAGTCAGCTCTCTGACAAGGAAGCCAGGCCTCACCACTGATGTTGTGGTCACTCATTCACTACACATACCTGATTGGACAGGAGCCACGAGGGAAGAAGTTCTCCCAGCTTCAAAAGAGAGCCCCAAGAAAGGCGGAGCAGCCAGGACTGGGAAGGGCCCAGGACAGGGTGGGGAAGATGATGCTGGTAATTGACATGGGTGGCAGGTCCATGGCCAGTTGGTGAGGGAAGATTGTGAGGTGGGTTTTCCAGACATTGAGTCAGAGATGGGTCAAACTTAAAGTTGGCAATGCAGCCTGTTAATGAGAAGACTGATGAGTGGAATGTGGGTGACTATCGATCAGAGAAAGCTTCCTGGGGAGAGGAAGGTTTGGTTTTGTTattgttaataaataaatgatgatgGATATGGGTGTTGTTCTGACTCTGGGCTATTTGTGACTCCCTCATCCCTTCCAGCTCAGACTTGCCCCTGCCTCTcactgtgttgtttgtttttgtctctcCCTGGAAGCCCAGAAAGCTGATGCACAATCTCTTGCGGGAGGGTCTCATCTGCCTTTAGGTCCTGCTGGGTCCATCTTGGTGGATTTCTTCTCTGAGGATGGTCTGAGAACCCATGTCCTGAGTGCACTGTGATAGAAACAATGAGTTATTTGAAAGAGTGATGGGTAATTGTCTGCACCCCTATGCAGGTGATTGGGTACCCCAATCAAGTTATTTAAAGGACTTGGTTTGGTTCCCTCTGCCAACTGGACCTGTGAACCAAACATGGGGAGCAGCGCCCTGCAGGCCAAACTGGAGACCTTTGTTCCTGATCAGTGGAGCTCAGAAGCAGGCCCTCCGTGGATGCCACGTTCACATACTGGCTGATCTTCAATTCTCGTCATCTAGGGGTCAGTGTCACTGGCCCCACTTTCCCTCTGGACCTCCCCTGTGGAAGTGCTTATCCTGCTGCACTGAGGTTATGTGTGGCTGTCTGTATCCTCCTCCAAGACAGGGACCCTGTCCTGTCATCTCTGTGACATGGCCCAACGTCAGCACACAGAGTGGAGCTGGGGCTGTGCAGGAGTGGGGCCTGTGGGCTGGAATCCCATGACCGGGCTCTACGTTGCCTCGTGCAGGTCCTTAGTCACATCCAGAGACTGGGAGACAGTTGGCAGGGTGACTCAGGCCACCCTTGTCCCAGGCGCAGGTGGATCCTCCCTGCCTGTCTCACCTGAAATGTACTGGGTTGCACAGGCATTTGATTGCAAAGCGGCGGCTCAGCCCAGCCCTCCTGTCCCTTCCTGGGGGTTTCTCCACCGGCCCTCCATGCTCTGTCCTCATTTCCTCAGCCACGGGCTTGGGCCTGGTGTTGAGACACACAGCCAGGACTGAGCTCTTTCCTGTAAACAGGTCTAAGTTCCGTTCCCCCTGGGTTGCTCCATGTCTGTCAGTCTGATTACAGGTGCTACCTTTTTCCCCTCGTGCTTGCCCAATTCCTGACACTATCTCCTTCCGGGTCAGCTCAGCCTGGCTCCTGCTCTCCCGGAAGCCCCCAAGGCTGCCTGTCCAGGGAAAGCTTCTCTGGGGCGGTGTTTCATGGCTTTGCTGACCAGTAGGCTCCAGTGACAAGCACACGATGCTGGAGGGGATCATGGTTTACGATTCCCTCACTGGGCCTGGGACCTGTTTTCCGTCCTTTCTGGATAAAGGAAGCTGTTTCCACCCGGATGTTCTCAGGAGTGGCTTCAAGGCAGGCATCTCCTGAGGGGTCGGGGCCTGGAAAAACATCGTCTCTGTCAATCTCGCCATCACCCTCCTTGAGAGAGGTCAGCGTGAATGCCATCCTGGGCTGGTGAACAAACCTGAAGAAGAATCTCAGAAGAAGCCAGCTTGTTCTAAAGTGTGCTTTTGGCACGTAAGCACCAAAACAAAGCCCGTAGGAcctcaggcctcagtttcctcatctgtcacacAGGGAGAGTTACATCTGTGATGTCCACTTCACAGTGTTATCAGATGAGTTAGTGGATGCAAAAACACTCTGAAAATACGATGTGCTATTTGAGGTAAGATGTGATTGTGCAGGTCATTGAGAAGTGGGTCTGGACAACTGTACGTAGGCGCCGAGTGCTTGATCATTGGTTGAAAACTTGTCATATTTGACGTCATAAACAGCCCTATTTTCCTATCAGGAGGTTGACTATCAAGGAAGGCAGACTGTATTTGGTGGGTGGGTCTATATCCTCCTTTGTTCCAAAAACACTATCATTTAAAGTGGCTGGGTATGATAAAGGGAACTTCTGCATGGGATAAGGGCTCGATCAAGTGTTctattcttcattcatttattccctcAGTAAGTATTAATTGAGTACCTAGTATGTACCAGACCCCAGGATGTGATGTGGTTTCTGCTCTAAAGGGGCCCTTAGTCCCAAAGAAAAGACAGGCAATAAACAGGTGAACTCCAATATAGCAGAGCAAATATGTGATGCAGAAGAGCTTGGTAGCATGGAGGTGAGAATTCACTCAGCATTGACAACAGTGGGGGACAGAGAGTCAGCAACGGACCAGAGCAGATGATGCCTGGACTGGGTCAGGAAGGATGAGAAGCACTTTATTGGCAGAGAGGTATTCCAGTCAAGTGCAGGAAATGGATGATGTCACAGTAGGTCATGTCACCCGGGTCATTTGAGGCTCTGAGCGTTGTGTCTCTatgggcctcagtgtcctcatctgttaaGTGGAAATTATGATAGAACATACTTCATTGGATTATATGAGGGTTAAATGGATTGATGTAAATAAAGCTCTTAAACAATGACAGTGgttcctggcacatggtaagaGCCCAATAAATACCAACCATTATTTTGCTATTGTTTGTTCTTGttgattgttgttgctgttatagTGTATAGCTGATGCTGACCTGGGTCCCAGGGAGGCAGACACAGGTGACCCAGTCTGGGTCCTCAAGGGTTCACAGCCCAGCTGGGGAGTCGGACTTATCGATGGGGCAGTGATCACGGTGTACACTCACACAGTGCTGGCTTACTATGTGCTGCTTTAAAAGCCTCAcgtgtttttttgtgtgtaaacttttaattaaaatataatttctattaaTAAAAGGCCACAAGTCATAAATATTTTGCATCTATTTTTAATGCTCACAACGACACTAtctagcagattttattttgggggagtggaagcatttaggattttaaaatatttaaattgtggttatatatatatatatatatataaccttggagtaggaaatggcaacccactacagtattcttgcctgaaaaattccatggacagaggagcctgctgggctacaatccatggggtcacaaagagtcggacacgactgagctacacatatatgaaagtgaaagtgaagttgctcagtcatgtctgactctttgcgaccccatggactgtagcctaccaggctcctctgtccataggattttccaggcaagagtactggagtgggttgccatttccttctccagggaatcttcccaacccagggatcgaacctgggtctcctgcattgtagacagacgcttaaccgtctgagccaccagggaagtcatatatatatctctaacataaaatttaccatcctaACCAGTTTTTAAGTGTCCAGTTCAGTCGTGTTAAATGTATTCCCTTTGTTGTGCATCTGGTCTCCAAAACTCTCATCATCTtggaactgaaactctgtacccaatAAATAATTACCCCCACAGCCCTCCTCCTAGACCTTAGCAACCACCACTCtacttctgtttctatgagttcagctactccaggtacctcatataaatggagaTACTGGTCTTTTTAAACGTCTTACTTCACTGTCTGTGCTCatggttcacccatgttgtatcATGTGTcaagatttttcttcctttttaaaggctgaataatattccattgtatgtacataccacatttatttatccattcatctgtggatggacactccggttgcttccacattttggctgttgtgaataatgcttctgtgaacatgagggcacaaatatctttttgagactctgctttcaactattttaggtatatacccagaagtggaattgctgcatCAAATGCtaatttggtttttaattttttgaggaaccactctATTATTTTCCCTCAGTGGCTTCACTACTTTACATGCCCACCAGCAGTGCCCACATCCTTTTCGagacttgttattttctgtttttgttggcagtcagatcagatcagtcactcagttgtgtccgactctttgcgaccccatgaatcacagcacgccaggcctccctgtccatcaccaactcccggagttcactgagactcacatccatcgagtcagtgatgccatccagccatctcatcctctgtcgtccccttctcctcctgcccccaatccctcccagcatcagagtctgttccaatgagtcaactcttcgcatgaggtggccaaagtactggagtttcagctttagcatcattccttccaaagaaatcccagggctgatctccttcagaatggactggttggatctccttgcagtccaagggactctgaagagtcttctccaacaccacagttcaaaagcatcaattcttcagcgctcaggcttcttcacagtccaactcttacatccatacatgaccacaggaaaaactgatgtatacatatatacatatatcccctccatcctgaacctccctcccacctcagttTTCATTGGgttatttgctttcttttggagttgagttgtaggagttctttctgtattctgggtATTAACTCTTTCtcatatatatgatttgcaaatattgtcccTTGTAGGTTGGAGGTAGACTTTATTGTAATCTCTATTTAATAATTGAGCTAACTAAAGCACAGAGAGGGTAAGTAATTAGCCCAAGGTCACGCAGCTACAAAGTTAATGATAGAATAAAGCCCAAAGGGTTGCAGGAACATAAAGTAGAGAGAGGCTAATCCCATCTGCTTCCTCTAGG
This window contains:
- the LOC129656385 gene encoding protein S100-A15A, whose protein sequence is MTDTPVEESLFQIIHCYHEYAAREGDVETLSLEELKALLMDNVPRFMETLGRKEPYYITQLFRAADKNQDNQICFEEFLYILGKLVKDYHLQYHRQLCAHYCTQHSLY